A part of Halobacillus shinanisalinarum genomic DNA contains:
- a CDS encoding TetR/AcrR family transcriptional regulator, whose protein sequence is MTKNQVPSSIKDEALVEKRREQMVKGAVTLFTEKGFHKTTTREIAKAAGFSIGTLYEYIRKKEDVLFLVCDSMYERVKERMEDSIDQNETSIDNLVCAVRSYFTLMDDMQNEVVVMYQEVKSLSKDAQDYVLQKERDMVAMLEKVIINSLPNQLLEGDTALIANNIFVQGQMWGFRRWMLQRTFTLQTYTDRQIHLLLQGLNVQEANLS, encoded by the coding sequence ATGACGAAAAACCAAGTACCCTCTTCAATAAAAGACGAAGCCCTCGTCGAGAAACGGCGTGAACAAATGGTTAAGGGCGCGGTAACCCTTTTTACGGAAAAAGGGTTCCATAAAACAACCACCCGTGAAATCGCCAAGGCTGCAGGGTTCAGCATCGGAACATTATACGAATATATTAGAAAAAAAGAAGATGTTCTGTTTCTCGTTTGTGATTCGATGTATGAACGGGTAAAGGAGCGAATGGAGGATTCGATCGATCAGAATGAAACGAGTATCGATAACCTCGTTTGTGCTGTTCGCTCGTATTTTACTCTAATGGACGATATGCAGAATGAAGTTGTCGTCATGTACCAAGAAGTGAAATCGCTATCAAAAGATGCTCAAGACTATGTCCTGCAGAAGGAACGGGATATGGTCGCAATGTTAGAAAAAGTAATCATTAATAGTCTTCCTAATCAACTGCTGGAAGGGGATACGGCGTTGATCGCGAATAACATTTTTGTTCAAGGGCAGATGTGGGGATTCAGACGGTGGATGCTCCAGCGCACGTTTACACTGCAAACCTATACAGACAGACAAATACATTTGCTGCTACAAGGGCTGAATGTTCAGGAAGCGAATTTATCTTAA